The following coding sequences lie in one Psychrobacter arenosus genomic window:
- a CDS encoding GntP family permease has protein sequence MGIFAIVLSLGLLMYLAYRGVSVLVLAPVLAILAVVLSGEASQSLGIYTEVFMKGMGGFAIKYFPLFILGAIFGKLMEDSGYAYSIARNIVNKLGDRHALLAVVIACAILTYGGVSAFVVTFAIYPIAAALFKQADIPKRLIPGAICIGALTLTMTALPGTPSIHNVIPMPYFETDAFAAPGLGIIASIIMLGGGMLWMRRQLNIAKHRNEGYGNHTLNEKEPHSGIDLPNFWLAISPIIIVIAGNYVFSKMVIPLWNNSYLADEKFGGVALSSVIGIWAIILSLFIACIFVIVMNFKRIGNLTESLNKGAMGSLLPIFNTASEVGYGSVIATLAGFAVIKQYLVAIAPGNPLISEAIMINVLAGITGSASGGLGIALEIMGANYMQLAQQYNIDPELMHRIASLASGGLDSLPHNGAVITMLAICGLTHKESYKDIFATAVIIPIVALIVVIILGTMFGAF, from the coding sequence ATGGGCATTTTTGCAATTGTATTGTCTTTAGGTTTGCTAATGTATTTAGCATACCGCGGTGTCAGCGTATTAGTCCTAGCGCCTGTGCTTGCTATTTTAGCCGTAGTTCTTAGTGGTGAGGCGAGTCAATCACTTGGTATTTATACTGAAGTATTCATGAAAGGTATGGGCGGTTTTGCCATCAAATATTTTCCATTATTTATACTGGGCGCTATTTTCGGAAAGTTGATGGAAGACTCAGGTTATGCGTACAGTATCGCGCGTAATATTGTTAATAAATTGGGTGATAGACATGCTTTATTAGCAGTAGTAATAGCGTGCGCCATTCTAACTTATGGTGGAGTATCAGCCTTTGTAGTTACCTTTGCGATATATCCTATTGCAGCTGCCTTATTCAAACAGGCGGATATTCCTAAAAGACTTATCCCAGGCGCAATTTGTATCGGTGCTTTAACCTTGACAATGACAGCATTACCTGGCACTCCCTCAATTCATAACGTTATACCTATGCCCTATTTTGAAACCGATGCATTTGCAGCCCCAGGTTTAGGAATTATTGCGTCAATAATCATGTTAGGTGGTGGCATGCTATGGATGAGACGCCAGCTTAATATTGCAAAGCATCGTAATGAAGGCTATGGCAACCATACATTAAATGAGAAAGAGCCACATTCTGGCATTGATTTACCTAATTTCTGGCTTGCAATATCACCAATCATCATTGTTATAGCGGGAAACTATGTTTTTTCCAAAATGGTAATTCCACTATGGAACAATAGCTATCTAGCCGATGAAAAATTTGGTGGAGTAGCTTTAAGCTCTGTAATCGGTATTTGGGCGATAATTTTATCTTTATTTATAGCTTGTATTTTCGTCATCGTGATGAACTTTAAGAGAATAGGTAATCTTACAGAGAGCTTAAATAAAGGCGCCATGGGATCTTTATTACCGATTTTTAATACTGCATCTGAGGTAGGTTATGGCTCTGTAATTGCTACTCTCGCAGGTTTTGCTGTTATTAAACAGTATCTTGTTGCCATTGCACCAGGTAACCCTCTTATTTCAGAAGCTATTATGATTAACGTTTTGGCAGGTATTACAGGATCAGCTTCTGGTGGTTTAGGCATAGCTCTAGAAATTATGGGAGCAAATTATATGCAACTGGCACAACAATATAATATCGATCCTGAACTAATGCATCGTATTGCTTCGCTAGCTTCTGGTGGCTTAGACTCTCTGCCTCATAATGGAGCAGTAATAACTATGCTAGCTATTTGCGGGCTAACTCATAAAGAATCGTATAAAGACATATTTGCTACAGCCGTGATAATACCCATAGTTGCTCTAATAGTAGTTATCATATTAGGAACCATGTTTGGTGCCTTTTAA
- a CDS encoding iron-containing alcohol dehydrogenase, giving the protein MSNKIILPRIMEVGRDACQKLPEILKSLGVRKPLIITDCMMVKLGYAEKMQSILNLEGIKSDIFSDTVPEPTEGSIKAGVNQVQGNDYDVLIALGGGSPIDSAKAISILATFGGSIYDYKFPRQVDENGLPIIAVPTTAGTGSEVTRFTIITDETNNEKLLCMGMGFMPIAAIVDYSFTISVPSRTTADTGIDAMTHAIEAYVSQKNNAYSDQQALAALRLIGPNIQRAYHDGNDESAREAMMLGSTLAGIAFSNSSVALVHGMSRPIGAFFHVPHGLSNAMLLPAITEFSIASTPRRYADCARALGVSSYSDTDTQANKNLISYLRDLNKELLVPTLAEFGVQQGDFDALVDTMCEQAFTSGSPSNNPRIPSLEEMLDLYKSLWVNESATITSAN; this is encoded by the coding sequence ATGTCAAATAAAATTATACTGCCCAGAATAATGGAAGTTGGCCGAGATGCCTGCCAAAAACTACCAGAAATTTTGAAAAGTTTAGGGGTTAGAAAACCACTTATCATCACGGATTGTATGATGGTAAAGCTAGGGTATGCTGAAAAGATGCAATCTATCTTGAATCTAGAAGGAATAAAATCTGATATTTTTTCAGATACTGTTCCAGAGCCAACTGAGGGTTCTATCAAGGCAGGTGTTAATCAGGTACAAGGCAATGATTACGATGTATTAATCGCCTTAGGTGGCGGTAGTCCGATAGATAGCGCTAAAGCAATTTCAATTTTAGCTACGTTTGGTGGTTCGATTTACGACTATAAATTTCCTAGACAAGTAGATGAAAATGGTCTGCCAATTATCGCTGTGCCTACAACTGCGGGAACAGGATCAGAAGTAACTAGATTTACGATTATCACTGACGAAACCAATAATGAGAAGCTGTTGTGTATGGGTATGGGTTTCATGCCGATAGCTGCAATTGTTGATTATAGCTTCACGATAAGCGTACCTTCTAGGACTACAGCAGATACTGGTATCGATGCCATGACTCATGCCATCGAAGCTTACGTTAGTCAGAAAAATAATGCTTATAGTGACCAACAAGCACTAGCAGCTTTAAGGTTGATTGGACCAAATATACAACGAGCCTATCATGACGGTAATGATGAAAGCGCACGTGAAGCGATGATGTTAGGCTCTACTTTGGCAGGTATCGCTTTTAGCAATTCATCGGTAGCATTAGTACATGGGATGAGTCGACCAATCGGTGCATTTTTCCATGTACCCCATGGTTTATCAAATGCAATGCTATTACCAGCTATTACAGAATTTAGTATAGCAAGTACTCCCAGACGTTATGCAGACTGTGCTCGTGCTTTAGGGGTTTCCAGTTATAGCGACACTGATACACAGGCTAATAAAAATTTAATCTCCTATCTAAGAGATTTAAATAAAGAACTTCTGGTTCCTACATTAGCAGAATTTGGCGTGCAACAAGGTGACTTTGATGCTCTTGTAGATACTATGTGTGAGCAAGCATTTACATCGGGTTCACCTTCTAACAATCCTCGGATTCCTTCTCTAGAAGAGATGTTAGACCTCTACAAATCATTATGGGTAAATGAGTCTGCAACGATAACCTCAGCTAACTGA
- a CDS encoding CoA-acylating methylmalonate-semialdehyde dehydrogenase, translating to MNTVGHFINGKMIAEENQTQPVYNPATGEVTKQVALASTKTIDQAIAAAKSAFPKWSKTPPIKRTKIMFKFRELLIENADEICRLIGEEHGKIIHDARGELQRGIENVEYACGAPELLKGEHSRNVGTDIDSWSEFHPLGVVAGITPFNFPVMVPLWMFPMAIVCGNTFVLKPSERDPSAIMFVAKLLQEAGLPNGVFNIVNGDKTSVDAILHHSDIEAVSFVGSTPIAEYIYTTASAQGKRCQALGGAKNHAIVMPDADLDNVVTSLLGAAFGSSGERCMALSVAVAVGDDTADKIIASLKPAIEKLRIGIHSDEDNDFGPVITGAHKSKILGHIQSALDQGAELVIDGSKAAPAGYEEGFFVGPTLIDRVTKKMDSYKAEIFGPVLQVIRVQTMEEAVQLINEHEYGNGTCIYTRDGEAARYFIDNIQVGMVGVNIPLPVPIASQSFGGWKRSLFGDLSIYGPDGVRFFTRRKTITQRWPSAKLREEKQFSMPT from the coding sequence ATGAATACCGTCGGACATTTTATTAATGGCAAGATGATTGCTGAAGAGAATCAAACTCAACCTGTTTACAACCCGGCTACTGGAGAGGTTACTAAACAAGTTGCTTTAGCCTCTACCAAGACTATCGACCAGGCTATTGCTGCTGCTAAATCTGCATTTCCGAAATGGAGCAAAACACCCCCCATTAAACGTACGAAAATTATGTTTAAATTTAGAGAATTGCTAATTGAAAATGCTGATGAAATTTGTAGATTAATTGGTGAAGAGCATGGCAAAATAATTCATGATGCTCGTGGCGAGTTGCAGCGTGGAATTGAAAACGTTGAATATGCTTGTGGCGCACCAGAGTTGCTAAAAGGTGAGCATAGTCGCAACGTTGGTACGGATATAGATTCTTGGAGTGAGTTCCATCCATTAGGCGTAGTAGCTGGTATAACACCTTTTAACTTCCCTGTAATGGTCCCACTCTGGATGTTTCCGATGGCTATAGTCTGTGGAAATACTTTTGTTTTAAAACCTTCCGAGCGTGATCCAAGCGCAATCATGTTTGTTGCGAAGCTTCTACAAGAAGCAGGGTTGCCTAATGGGGTATTCAATATAGTTAACGGGGACAAAACTTCAGTTGATGCTATCTTACATCACTCAGATATTGAAGCTGTTAGCTTTGTAGGCTCTACACCTATTGCTGAATATATTTACACTACAGCATCTGCTCAAGGTAAACGTTGTCAAGCTTTAGGTGGCGCAAAAAACCACGCAATTGTGATGCCAGATGCTGATTTAGATAATGTTGTTACCTCATTATTAGGCGCAGCTTTTGGTTCGTCAGGAGAGCGCTGTATGGCATTATCGGTCGCTGTAGCAGTAGGTGATGATACTGCAGATAAGATAATAGCTTCACTAAAACCGGCTATAGAAAAGCTTAGAATTGGCATTCATTCAGATGAGGATAATGATTTTGGACCAGTCATTACTGGAGCCCATAAATCGAAAATTCTGGGACATATACAAAGTGCTTTAGACCAAGGAGCGGAATTAGTAATTGATGGCTCTAAAGCTGCACCCGCTGGATATGAAGAGGGATTCTTTGTTGGCCCCACATTGATTGACCGCGTAACTAAAAAAATGGACAGTTATAAAGCAGAAATTTTCGGACCAGTCTTGCAAGTTATCCGTGTTCAAACAATGGAGGAGGCTGTTCAACTGATCAATGAACATGAATATGGTAATGGAACATGTATCTATACTAGGGATGGTGAAGCAGCTCGTTATTTTATCGATAATATTCAAGTAGGCATGGTTGGAGTAAATATTCCATTGCCTGTACCGATAGCTTCACAAAGTTTTGGTGGTTGGAAGCGGTCACTATTTGGCGATTTGTCAATATATGGTCCGGATGGTGTGAGATTCTTTACACGACGTAAAACGATCACTCAACGGTGGCCTAGTGCAAAATTAAGAGAAGAAAAGCAGTTTTCTATGCCTACTTAG
- a CDS encoding M14 family metallopeptidase has product MHISANFDAGNIEVISLEDNNNIQLAIRPDVGGEFFQWFNFRITGEIGEQYVLNILNAGDAAFPAGWHNYQAAASYDRDYWFRLPTSYEDGKLTIKVAEMECQTLQIAFFAPYSYERHQDLLASVQTHPLVTLEHLGETLDKRDLTLVKISSDASDDTKNNAQTNKPNIWITARQHPGETMAEWLVEGLLHSLLDSDNATGRALLNKANFYIVPNMNPDGSVRGHLRTNAVGTNLNRAWAEPNLETSPEVYYVIKKMEATGVDLFYDVHGDEEIPYVFLAGSQGTPSYNDRLAHLRDKFAEVLKLASADFQTEEGYPIDAPGTANMTLATHWVAERFDCLANTLEMPFIDNYNLPDTDTGWSPERSIKLGEASLVAMLAVVDELR; this is encoded by the coding sequence ATGCATATCAGTGCAAATTTTGATGCCGGTAATATCGAAGTCATTAGTTTAGAAGATAATAACAACATCCAATTGGCAATCCGTCCGGACGTCGGTGGTGAGTTTTTTCAGTGGTTTAACTTTCGTATCACCGGTGAGATTGGCGAGCAGTATGTGCTCAATATTCTCAATGCCGGAGACGCGGCCTTCCCAGCAGGGTGGCACAATTACCAAGCGGCAGCTTCTTATGATCGCGACTATTGGTTCCGTCTGCCTACCTCTTATGAAGATGGCAAACTCACTATAAAAGTAGCAGAAATGGAATGCCAAACGCTGCAAATCGCTTTTTTCGCCCCTTATAGCTACGAGCGTCATCAAGACTTATTGGCTTCGGTACAGACGCATCCGCTAGTGACCCTAGAGCATCTAGGCGAGACCTTAGATAAGCGCGATTTAACTTTGGTCAAAATCAGCAGCGATGCTAGCGACGATACTAAGAACAATGCTCAGACGAATAAACCCAACATCTGGATTACGGCGCGCCAGCATCCTGGTGAAACGATGGCAGAGTGGCTGGTTGAAGGCTTGTTGCACAGCTTATTAGACAGCGACAATGCTACGGGTAGAGCACTACTCAATAAAGCAAACTTCTATATCGTACCGAATATGAACCCGGATGGTAGCGTGCGCGGGCATTTGCGTACCAATGCAGTCGGTACCAACCTAAACCGCGCCTGGGCTGAACCTAACCTAGAGACCAGTCCTGAAGTCTATTACGTCATTAAAAAAATGGAGGCTACCGGAGTCGATCTATTTTATGACGTGCATGGTGATGAAGAAATCCCTTATGTGTTCCTAGCCGGCTCACAAGGCACGCCAAGTTATAATGACCGCCTCGCCCACCTTCGCGATAAATTTGCAGAAGTATTAAAGCTCGCCAGTGCCGACTTTCAAACCGAAGAAGGCTATCCTATCGATGCGCCGGGCACTGCTAATATGACCCTTGCCACGCATTGGGTTGCCGAGCGTTTTGATTGTCTCGCCAATACTTTAGAGATGCCATTTATAGACAACTACAATCTGCCTGATACCGATACAGGTTGGTCACCAGAGCGCTCTATTAAGTTAGGGGAAGCCTCGCTAGTGGCAATGCTAGCGGTTGTGGATGAGCTGCGCTAA
- a CDS encoding bestrophin family protein gives MIVRQRPNALKLIFTLRGSVIPKIFPQILLITLLSTLISTIQHAHPGSFTSYGTAPFTLLGIALSLFLGFRNNASYQRWWEARQLWGQLVVDTRSLARQVVSFMDGTTTSARANQRRIIELSIAFTHATRHRLRDSEPWEDVERLVMPEQHQAMRQASNVPEFVLRLLGKELGQSRRQKLMSEQMLQNMDERVTSMTLVLSACERIQYTPLPFAYTLLVHRTTYLYCFMLPFGLASSLGWATPLISAVVAYTFFGLDALSEELEDPFGVAPNHLPLTTISRTIEINLLEALGETELPPPIVPEGNCLQ, from the coding sequence ATGATCGTCCGGCAACGCCCCAATGCCCTAAAACTCATTTTTACCCTGCGTGGCTCGGTCATCCCCAAGATTTTTCCGCAAATTTTACTGATTACGCTGCTCAGTACCTTAATATCCACTATTCAACATGCTCACCCTGGGTCATTTACTTCCTATGGGACGGCGCCTTTTACCTTATTAGGGATTGCGTTATCGTTGTTTCTTGGCTTTCGTAATAATGCCAGTTATCAACGTTGGTGGGAGGCGCGGCAGCTGTGGGGGCAGTTGGTGGTGGACACGCGCAGTCTGGCGCGGCAAGTGGTCTCCTTTATGGACGGTACTACCACCAGTGCACGCGCGAATCAGCGGCGAATTATCGAGTTAAGCATTGCCTTTACTCACGCTACGCGGCATCGACTGCGCGATAGCGAGCCTTGGGAGGATGTGGAACGTTTGGTCATGCCAGAGCAGCATCAAGCCATGCGCCAAGCCAGTAATGTCCCTGAGTTTGTGTTGCGCTTATTGGGCAAAGAACTGGGTCAAAGCCGCCGTCAAAAATTGATGTCAGAGCAGATGCTACAAAACATGGATGAGCGCGTGACTTCCATGACCTTAGTCTTATCGGCGTGTGAGCGCATTCAATATACGCCGCTGCCATTTGCCTATACGCTATTGGTGCATCGCACAACTTATTTATATTGTTTTATGCTGCCGTTTGGCTTGGCATCCTCCTTGGGTTGGGCAACGCCTTTGATTAGCGCAGTGGTCGCTTATACCTTCTTTGGTTTAGATGCCTTGAGTGAAGAGTTGGAAGACCCGTTTGGTGTGGCACCGAACCATTTGCCACTGACCACGATATCGCGCACTATCGAGATTAACCTATTAGAGGCCTTGGGCGAGACCGAGCTGCCGCCGCCGATAGTTCCTGAGGGTAATTGTCTACAATAG
- a CDS encoding S-(hydroxymethyl)glutathione dehydrogenase/class III alcohol dehydrogenase — protein sequence MSDKFIKSKAAIAWGPNEPLSIEEVDVMLPRKGEVLVKIVASGVCHTDAFTLSGEDPEGVFPAILGHEGGGIVEQIGEGVTSVQVGDHVIPLYTAECGKCKFCTSGKTNLCSAVRETQGKGLMPDGTTRFYKDGEPIYHYMGCSTFSEYTVLPEISLAKVNKAAPLEEVCLLGCGVTTGMGAVMNTAKVQEGDTVAIFGLGGIGLSAVIGSAMAKASRIIAIDINESKFELAKKLGATDCINPKDYDKPIQEVIVELTDGGVDFSFECIGNVDVMRSALECCHKGWGESVIIGVAGAGQEISTRPFQLVTGRVWRGSAFGGVKGRSELPGYVERYLAGEIPLQDFITHTMPLEDINEAFDLMHKGESIRSVVHF from the coding sequence ATGTCTGATAAATTTATCAAATCTAAAGCCGCTATTGCTTGGGGCCCGAATGAGCCTCTGTCTATCGAAGAAGTCGATGTTATGCTGCCGCGCAAAGGCGAAGTTTTGGTCAAGATTGTGGCCAGCGGCGTTTGCCATACCGATGCTTTTACCTTATCGGGTGAAGACCCAGAAGGCGTATTCCCAGCTATCTTAGGCCATGAAGGCGGCGGTATCGTAGAGCAAATCGGCGAAGGCGTGACCAGCGTGCAAGTTGGTGACCACGTGATTCCCCTCTACACCGCAGAATGTGGCAAATGTAAATTCTGTACTTCAGGCAAAACCAACTTGTGCTCGGCAGTGCGCGAAACCCAAGGTAAAGGCTTGATGCCAGACGGTACTACCCGTTTTTATAAAGACGGCGAGCCAATCTATCATTACATGGGCTGCTCAACCTTCTCTGAATATACCGTACTGCCAGAAATCTCTTTGGCCAAGGTTAATAAAGCGGCGCCATTAGAAGAAGTTTGCCTATTGGGCTGTGGCGTGACCACTGGTATGGGTGCAGTCATGAACACTGCTAAAGTGCAGGAAGGCGACACCGTAGCTATCTTTGGTCTAGGCGGCATTGGTCTGTCTGCCGTGATTGGCTCTGCCATGGCCAAAGCCAGCCGTATCATTGCTATCGATATTAACGAAAGCAAGTTTGAGTTGGCGAAGAAGTTAGGCGCGACCGATTGCATCAACCCAAAAGATTATGACAAGCCGATTCAGGAAGTTATCGTTGAGTTGACCGATGGCGGTGTGGACTTCTCTTTTGAGTGTATTGGTAATGTCGACGTTATGCGCTCAGCGCTTGAGTGCTGCCACAAAGGTTGGGGTGAGTCGGTCATCATCGGCGTTGCAGGGGCTGGGCAAGAAATTTCTACCCGTCCGTTCCAATTGGTGACCGGTCGAGTCTGGCGTGGGTCTGCTTTCGGTGGTGTCAAAGGTCGCTCAGAGTTACCGGGCTACGTAGAGCGTTACTTAGCCGGTGAAATCCCACTGCAAGATTTCATTACCCATACTATGCCTTTAGAGGACATTAACGAAGCGTTTGATTTGATGCATAAAGGCGAGAGTATCCGTAGCGTTGTCCATTTTTAG
- a CDS encoding acetyltransferase, protein MPSLKKIDSLYETLHDKLPPVGKAASFLTGAGVITANSIGVGLPIWTLGAAKVLTGSKLADKALIEITKYWINSNNAVIDHALPHKDWRITMPDDLSEDKQYLLVSNHQSWVDTSIVQYISQDTLPLTRFFTKFDLIYIPVVGQAFYFLDFPMMKRFSAKAMEKNPELKKQNLIEAKRACRQLKDKPFALLNYLEGTRFTQEKHDQQQSPYQHLLKPRAGGLSLAINALGEQLDSILDVTIVYPDGTPDYDDLWKGNIRRLGVDVTRIKVPDELYAAIMEGGYDRDEATKAMMFDWLEDIWQQKDARITQMLSEFA, encoded by the coding sequence ATGCCCTCTTTGAAAAAGATTGACTCCCTTTACGAAACCCTCCACGACAAGTTACCTCCGGTAGGCAAAGCGGCCTCTTTTCTAACCGGCGCTGGGGTCATTACCGCCAATAGTATCGGGGTAGGATTGCCTATCTGGACTTTAGGCGCTGCCAAGGTATTAACAGGGTCGAAACTGGCAGATAAAGCCCTGATTGAAATTACTAAATATTGGATTAATAGTAACAATGCCGTCATCGACCATGCGCTACCGCACAAAGACTGGCGCATCACTATGCCCGATGACTTGAGCGAAGATAAACAGTACTTACTGGTAAGCAATCATCAATCTTGGGTCGATACCAGTATCGTGCAGTATATTAGCCAAGATACCCTGCCATTGACGCGATTTTTCACCAAGTTTGATTTGATTTATATCCCGGTAGTCGGCCAAGCTTTCTACTTTTTAGACTTTCCGATGATGAAGCGCTTCTCTGCTAAAGCTATGGAAAAGAATCCGGAGCTAAAAAAACAAAACCTAATCGAGGCTAAACGTGCCTGTCGCCAATTAAAAGACAAGCCCTTTGCCTTACTCAACTATTTAGAGGGCACGCGCTTTACCCAAGAGAAACACGACCAACAGCAGTCGCCCTATCAGCATTTATTAAAGCCGCGTGCCGGCGGTTTATCATTAGCCATCAACGCCTTAGGTGAGCAGCTAGACTCTATTTTAGACGTCACTATCGTCTATCCCGACGGTACGCCTGACTATGATGATTTATGGAAAGGCAATATTCGCCGTTTGGGTGTAGATGTGACGCGGATAAAAGTCCCCGATGAGTTATACGCTGCCATTATGGAAGGCGGTTATGACCGCGATGAGGCCACTAAAGCGATGATGTTTGATTGGCTAGAGGACATTTGGCAGCAGAAAGATGCTCGTATTACTCAGATGTTGAGTGAGTTTGCTTAG
- a CDS encoding multidrug ABC transporter permease/ATP-binding protein has product MSYSSADSLYQLIWSRHRWAFLKVVALNLVNALVGVGIIAYINHAFIKQAVFSSVSWLSLGYFFIIVIVLLFFTFISQYALTKLGHQFVYELRTQLVKQIMDTPLTQIDQVGSSRLLASLSADIQSITVAFVRMPELVQGVILSVAVALYLGWLSLPLLLIVLVGIALNIWISLVLVRHVYVNLTEIREINDLLYEDYQAIIEGRKELTLNRHRAEQLFSQDFTPHAEAYKGKIIKADTYHLSALSWSNIMMFALIGVIFAVAQQFDISMAVATTFSLTVLFMQSPLLKAVGAYPNLQTAQVALSKIQSLQLAPYKEGFLIEATALQSNTAPWQSLRLHNVSYHYGHNQPQGKDGETALSHTNVAAPVENTPANILKNINFELTRGEVVFLIGANGSGKSTLAKVLTGLVAPTQGSMTLDNQLIDEHNRLAFNQLFSAIYSDNHLFSQLIGAQGQTPDADLVSAWLQRLALHEKIKLNEGRLSTVKLSQGQRKRVAMLLAVAEQKDILLLDEWAADQDPVFRRTFYQQLIPELKALGKTLFIISHDDAYFEHADRLLMMKDGELIELKDEARRRATDDAIEFTF; this is encoded by the coding sequence ATGTCTTACTCTAGTGCAGACTCTCTCTATCAGCTTATCTGGTCACGCCATCGCTGGGCTTTTTTGAAGGTAGTAGCCCTCAACTTAGTCAATGCCTTGGTCGGCGTCGGTATTATTGCTTATATTAATCATGCCTTTATTAAACAGGCGGTCTTTAGCAGCGTCTCTTGGCTTAGCTTAGGCTATTTTTTTATTATCGTTATCGTCTTGCTGTTTTTTACTTTTATCTCACAGTATGCCCTCACTAAGCTGGGCCATCAGTTTGTCTATGAGCTGCGCACGCAATTGGTCAAGCAAATCATGGATACCCCGCTCACGCAGATTGACCAAGTGGGCAGCTCACGCCTGCTCGCTAGTCTCTCCGCCGACATTCAGTCTATCACCGTCGCCTTTGTGCGCATGCCAGAGCTGGTACAAGGGGTCATTCTATCGGTGGCCGTTGCCTTATACCTAGGTTGGCTATCGTTGCCCTTACTATTAATCGTGCTGGTAGGGATTGCACTGAATATCTGGATCAGTCTGGTTTTAGTGCGTCATGTCTATGTTAATCTGACTGAAATTCGAGAAATTAACGACCTGTTATACGAAGACTATCAGGCGATTATTGAAGGCCGTAAAGAGCTCACGCTCAACCGACATCGTGCCGAGCAGCTATTCTCACAAGACTTTACCCCCCATGCTGAGGCTTATAAGGGCAAGATTATCAAAGCAGACACCTACCATCTTTCAGCTTTAAGCTGGTCGAATATTATGATGTTTGCGTTGATTGGAGTGATATTTGCGGTTGCGCAGCAGTTCGATATCTCGATGGCCGTGGCGACGACTTTTTCATTGACGGTATTATTTATGCAGTCTCCCCTGCTTAAAGCGGTGGGCGCCTACCCTAATCTTCAGACGGCACAAGTCGCGCTCAGTAAGATTCAATCCTTACAACTGGCACCCTACAAAGAAGGCTTTTTAATCGAGGCTACCGCGCTTCAGAGCAACACGGCTCCTTGGCAAAGCTTACGACTGCATAATGTCAGCTATCATTATGGCCATAATCAGCCCCAGGGCAAAGATGGCGAGACTGCCCTTAGCCATACTAATGTTGCTGCGCCAGTAGAAAACACGCCCGCCAATATTTTAAAAAATATCAATTTTGAATTAACGCGCGGTGAAGTGGTCTTTTTAATTGGTGCGAATGGCAGTGGTAAATCCACCTTAGCCAAAGTACTCACTGGGCTAGTAGCGCCTACCCAAGGCAGCATGACCTTAGATAATCAGCTGATTGATGAGCACAATCGCTTGGCATTTAATCAGTTATTTTCGGCGATATATAGCGACAACCATTTGTTTAGCCAACTGATTGGCGCGCAAGGTCAAACGCCGGATGCTGATTTAGTGAGCGCTTGGCTACAAAGACTGGCCTTACACGAAAAAATAAAGCTTAACGAGGGGCGTCTCTCTACGGTCAAACTGTCGCAAGGTCAGCGCAAACGTGTGGCGATGCTGCTGGCTGTGGCTGAGCAAAAAGACATCTTATTGCTCGATGAATGGGCCGCCGATCAAGACCCGGTATTCCGCCGCACTTTTTATCAGCAGCTAATCCCTGAGCTTAAAGCCTTGGGTAAGACCCTCTTTATTATCAGCCATGACGATGCTTACTTTGAGCATGCCGACCGTTTACTTATGATGAAAGACGGCGAGCTGATTGAGCTCAAAGATGAGGCGCGCCGCCGTGCAACCGATGATGCCATAGAGTTTACTTTTTAA